AAGTCGCCCTTGGTGGCGGGCGAGAGTACTTCCTCCCCAATACGCTCCAAGATCCAGAAGAGGGGGACAAGAAGGGTACACGCAAGGATGGGAGAGATCTGACCCAGGAATGGCTCAAGAAATACCCTAACGCCGCGTTCGTATGGAACCGTGCGCAGTTTACCGCAATCAACGCTGCGACGACTAATCACCTCTTGGGTTTGTTTGAGCGCTCGCATATGGAGTTCGAAGCTGATCGAGAGAAAGACACTGGTGGTGAGCCATCACTTAGTGAAATGACAGCAAAAGCCATCGAGGTTTTGCAGAAGAACAAGAAAGGCTTCTTTCTCATGGTCGAAGGCGGGCGCATTGATCATGGCCACCATGCGGGCAACGCGTTTCGGGCGCTGACAGACGCCGTTGAATTTGCCAAAGCCGTGCACGTTGCGCGGGAGAACACCAAACGAACCGAGACCTTAATTATCGTCACTGCCGATCATAGTCATACGTTTACCATTGTTGGTTATCCTAAACGTGGCAATCCGATCCTCGGCAAGGTGGTGCTTCCAGATAAAACTGAACCTGAGCGGGACATGCTCGGTCGTCCCTACACTACGCTCAGCTACGCCAACGGCCCTGGTTATACAGGTGAGTCTCACAACGAAGATGGGAGCACGAATCCCCAAGGGGCCAAAACGTTTCCTCACCGACCACGCAAATACACTGGAATTACCGCTGGGCGGCCAGATTTACAGGGAGTTGATACCACGAGTCCTAATTACCTGCAGGAGTCGACCGTACCACTGGGGCAAGAAACGCATGCCGGCGAAGATGTCGCGATCTATGCCGATGGACCGCTCGCTCATCTCATTCATGGAACCCTAGAACAGAATGTGATTGCCCATGTGATTATGGAAGCGTTACGACTGAAGAGATAGCCGTGGTTACCACAACTCGCGAACATTCAATGCGAAACCTGGTAACACAGGGTCACCACCGACAGTGGGAGGATTGTCGAGCACCTCTACGGGCTGACCAGGGCGATAGATATGCACACGTTGTTCGAGCGGATCAATCAACCACCCGAGACGTGCGCCGTTCTCGATGTACTCCTGCATCTTCTCTTGCACATCGGGCAAGCGGTCGGAGGGTGAACGTAACTCGATAACAAAGTCAGGGCACAGCGGCGCAAATCCGTCTTGCTGTGCCTCGGTCAACGCTTCCCAACGTTCACGTTTCACCCATGACGCATCGGGTGACCGTTTTGCGCCATTGGGTAATGTGAAGAGTGTCGAGGAGTCGAAGACAAGACCAGTTCCATCCTTCCTGGCCCAGACTACGAGGTCGGTATTGATGTTGCTGTTTCGCCAGCCAGTTTTTGATCCAGTCGGTGGCATAATGATCAACTCCTTACGGGCGGTGAGTTCGAGTCGCAGCTCGCGATTTTCTTGACAGAGCAGTTCAAATTGCTCATCGCTGACAATCACACCTCGCACGTTCAACTTCACGGGCTCAGTACCTTCATAAACCACAGGCGTCTGGGGCATAATGGTCCTCACTTGTGCAAGAGCCTAAGACTTTCTTGTTGACCTTGCAATCCGCAGCTGCGCAATTTCATATCTCAGTTGCGAACAAGCTTGACGGCATCACCGCACGTCACTAGAGTTGCCCCAGCACAGTTGATGCTTGCCGACGGCAAGCAAAAGGAGGACTTATATGCCGGAGGGCGCTCTTGCTGGCTTCCGGGTCGTTGAATATGGCGACATGGTCTCTGCATCCTATGCGAGCAAACTCATTGCCGATATGGGAGCAGACGTTATTAAAGTTGAACCCCCAGGACGTGGTGACAGCGCGCGCCAACGTGGTCCGTTTCCAGGAAAGATTCCGCATCCAGAGAAGAGCGGGTTGTTCCTGTATCTCAATACAAACAAGCGTGGTGTGACGCTCAATCTCGAAACGCCACGTGGGCAAGATGTCTTTCAACAGCTTGTCGGGAAAGCCGACCTCTTTATTCATAACGTACATCCGACTCGTATGGCTGCGCTTGGTTTGGACTTTGACCGTTTGGCAGCGAAGAACAAAGAGTTAGTGATGACTTCGATCACTCCCTTCGGGCTGACTGGACCGCATAAGGATTACCAGGCGTATGATCTCACTACCTGGAGTGCTGGTGGCCTCACCTATCTTAATGGTGGCGGTCCAGGGACAGAAGATCTTCCTCCTCTCAAAGTGTTTGGCCAGCAGTCGGGATTTCAAGCGGGTATTCATGCCGCGGTTGCTGCCTTGGGGGCGCTCTTTGCTCGGTTGCGTGATGGTGTCGGGCAACATGTTGATTGCTCAACCCAAGAGACGTTGATGGCGATCTCGGAGTTTGCCGCCATCATGCCATCGTATGCCCACCAGGTTGTCGTGCGCTTTACTGGGAACAAAGCCATTCGCCCACTCGACATTATGGAGTGTAAAGACGGGTGGATTTACATCTGCTGTGTTGAAGAACACCAGTGGAAAGGTTTCGTTGATATTATGGGCAATCCAGAGTGGGCCGATGAGTCGTTGTTTGCGACGCGACTTGATCGTGCGCAGAACTGGGATGCGCTTGAGTTGTTCATGGCGCCGTGGGTGAAGGAACAAACAGTTGAAGAACTGTATCGCAAAGCGCAAGCGCGCCGTATTCCTTTCGCGCCAGTGTCGACGATGGGCGATTTGTTCAACTCCGAGCATTTGCAAGCACGCGGCTTCTTTGCCGAAATTGCCCACCCGGCTGTTGGGAAGTTGCCCTATCCGACTGCGCCCTATCAGTTCTCGTCAACGCCGTGGACACTGCGTCGTCCGGCACCCTGCTTAGGGCAGCATAATGCTGAGGTGTATGGAGAACTGGGCATTGATGCGAAGCAATTGGAGCAACTGCGTAAAGATGGAGTTATCTAAATCGAACCCCGAAAGGTTGGCATTCTGGGTGACATGCCCCAGAGGTGGTGCCAGAAAGTGCACGAGTGTTCTGTGGTTTGATTTAGGGGAAATAGAACGAATTCCTAAGCTTTTGATAGTGAGGAGTATGAGTCATGAACAAACCGCCATTAGCTGGTATTCGCGTTGCCGATTTCTGCTGGGCTTGGGCTGGACCGTACGGGGCCTTACAATTTGCCCACCTCGGAGCAGAAGTCATTCGCATCGAGAGTCAAACACGCCCGTGTCCATCACGGCTCATTCCACCCTGGGCTGACAATAAGCAAGGTGGGTTCAATCGCTCGGGGTATTTCAATCAATACAATCAAGGCAAACGTTCGCTGACGTTGAACCTGAAGAAAACGGAAGGACTCGACATCGCCAAAAAGGTTGTCGCAAAAAGTGATATTGTCATCGAAAATTTTGCCGGTGGGGTAATGGACAAGATGGGATTGGGCTATGAGGTGCTCCGTGCAGTCAAACCCGACATCATCATGGTCTCACTCTCTGGTTATGGCGCGACTGGTCCCGAGAAAGGCTATGTCTCCTATGGTCCGCCACAAGTCGCACTGAGTGGTATGTCATCACTGACTGGCTACAAAGATGACCAACCGCGACAAGCCGGGTTCTCTTATGGTGATCCTAACGGTGGTATCCATGGCACTTTTGCGGTGATGTGTGCGTTGCTCCACCGGACCAAAACCGGCAAAGGGCAGTACATCGATCTGTCACAACGTGAAGCCTGCGCCATGCTCCTTCCCGAAGGGCTCATGGAGTATGCCATGAACAAGACCCAGCCCTCGCGTAATGGGAATCGTGATCCGTATATGGCGCCTCACGGAGTGTTCCGTTGCAAAGGCCAGGATCGCTGGGTCAGCATCGTCGTTGGTACTGAAGATGAGTGGCAGCGGTTCTGCAAAGCGATTGGTCAAGCGGCGTTGGCGACTGACACACGTTTTGCCACACTGGCCGCACGGAAAGAGAATGAAGATGTGTTAGAACAGGTAGTGACGAAATGGACGCAAGGGCTATCGCCAGATGAAGTGACGCAGAAACTGCAACATGCCGGTGTAGCCGCGTATCCAACGCTCGACGGCAACGATCTCGTAGCGAATCCGCATGTTGCTGCCCGCGACTATTTTGTCGAACTTGAGCATGCAGAAGTGGGAAAGCGGCGACACTTAGGAATTCCTTGGAAGATGTCACGCACTCCGTGTGAAGTCCAACGCCCTGCGCCACTGTTCGGACAAGATACGGACTACGTGCTCGGTGAAGTTGTCGGCCTGAGTAAAGATGAGATTACCAAGCTGCGAACCGCGGAAGTCCTCGTCTAGAACAGAGAAAATAAACGGAATCATTTCGTGACAAGGAGTGAGAGACAAGACGAATTTCACTCCTTGTGTATTTCTTGTGAAATTCTCGGTTTCCTTGCGCAACTCTGCGAAATTGTTGAAATTTTTAGGTCCCAAAAGTTACTAAAAACAGGACCTCGAACGACTTGCCAGACTCGTCGTTCTCTGATGAGTAACGAGCCCACGACAGGAGACTGCCGCTTCTGATACCTCATATCCGGTACTCCTGAGCCGATGCTCCTGTCGTTTCCCTTCTCTTTTCTCGCCTCTACACACCTACTGCAAGACTTGCTATGCCTACAGAGAGTGCACCGAGGGGGTACTGATCTGTGGGGAATCACATTTTTATCTGTTATGCACGAGAAGACAAGGAATTTGTCCTTAAGCTCGCGGATCGCTTGAAGAGTCTTGGAGTGCCGGTTTGGCTCGACACCAAGATCAAGCCGAGTGAAGACTGGCAGTTAGCAATCGATAAGGCGATTGATAATTGCGCCCATTTTTTGATCGTCTTGTCTCCCGATGCTGTGAGTTCACGAGATGTGCGAGGAGAACTACGTCGGGCACTGAATAAGGACAAGTCAGTTACGCCTGCACTCTATCGTGAGTGCGATATTCCTACACCACTTCTGCCAGTCCAGTATGCGGATTTCACCTCGGGGAATCCGGCTGAGGTCAGTGCCATACAACACTTGATCGAATTCTTAGGGGGTCAAGCAGAAAATTCTGAGCCGCAACCTGTCGAGTTTCGTCATTCCCGCGCAGGCGGGAATCCGGGGGAGAATCACGACGTAGCTGATCCTGTTTCCGAACAGCCGAGTGTGAAGGCGGCTGAAGTGAAAACAAATAGTGAAGAAAGCCCTGCGATTATCGTTCCATCTCCCTTTCCAATACCTCTACCTCTTTCCGAAATCACCAACAGCATCGGTATGGAGTTTATTCTCATTCCTGCCGGAGAATTTTTCATGGGTTCGGAGAATGGTGGAGATGATGAGAAGCCCGTTCGCAAAGTGATCATTTCCGAGTCGTTCTATCTGGGTAAATACCCGGTGACACAAGCGCAGTGGGAAGCGGTGATGGGGAACAATCCTAGTCACTTCAAGGGAGATGCGAGTCGACCGGTCGAACGTGTTTCATGGGACGACGCGCAAGCGTTTCTGCAAAAACTGAGCACTCGTGAAGGAGGGAAATCGTATCGCTTGTCGACTGAGGCAGAGTGGGAATATGCCTGTCGCGCAGGTTCGACCGGGGACTATTGTTTTGGAGATGATGCAACAAAGCTGAAAGAGTATGCCTGGTACGATAAGAACTCTGGTGGGACGACGCATCCAGTTGGGCAATTGCAGCCAAATGCCTGGGGTCTCTACGATATACATGGGAATGTGTCGGAGTGGGTGCAGGATCGGTATTCAGAGGGCTATTACAAGCAGAGATCGAATCTTGACCGAGATCCTCAAGGCCCCAATACAGGAAGTCTCCGTGTGCTGCGGGGCGGTGCGTGCTTCTACGATCTGAGGCTCGTACGCTGTGCCTTTCGCCTCGGGGACCTCCCGTACCTTGCCTCCGGCAGCAGCGGCATGCGGGTAGTGGTGCTCCCGTCCTAAAAGACTCTGAATTCTATCCCTCTGCACTCTGAAACTCTGAACGGGTCCAGGGCGGAGCCCTGGTCGAAATTTTATGGTCGAGATGTTACTTGGCGAGAGATAGAAGTTCCGTCATGAAAAAGCCAGTCAAAAAACTCATGCGTGAAATCGTTGGTGGTGAGCCGTACGAGTACTATCCCGTGAATAGCTTTTACCCCCGCTCTTCAGACAACAAATACAAATGACCCAAGGTGAAGTCGAACTGGAGGCGATAACCTGCAAAGGCGTTGATACCGAGAATCAGATCAATACCCAAGCGAAGATTGTCGAAGTTTACGACTCCAGTATCAAAAGTGCGTAATGGTAAACGTGCAACATATAGATCTGTAACCTGTACCCGCGATACCCGAGAAACCGAAGAACCAACACCAACAACTGGTAGGTCACCAATTGTTGGGAGACCAAACTGAAGGACCAATCGCGGATGGATGAGGCTGGTTTGCGCACCGGTATCAGCAAGGGCGCGAATTGCCCAAGGACCTTTGCGAACCGTAATGATGGGGAGAGACCGTGGCCGAAAAGATGCCCACTCACGAGGCATGGACCACC
Above is a genomic segment from Deltaproteobacteria bacterium containing:
- a CDS encoding alkaline phosphatase; amino-acid sequence: MKTVSTVLIGVLLTFVDVTAQVRIPGPNTPEEWFAAGQRAVQEAKQLTLTKTQAKNVILFVGDGMSISTITAARILEGQLRGESGEENRLSFEKFPYVALSKTYTVDQQTPDSAPTMTAMVTGVKTNDRTLSVDQFVKFGEPDAAVVKKHALKTVLEMAEEKGLSTGVVTTTRVTHATPAACYAHIAERDWEGDKELPAGATVPDIARQLIEFPFGNGLEVALGGGREYFLPNTLQDPEEGDKKGTRKDGRDLTQEWLKKYPNAAFVWNRAQFTAINAATTNHLLGLFERSHMEFEADREKDTGGEPSLSEMTAKAIEVLQKNKKGFFLMVEGGRIDHGHHAGNAFRALTDAVEFAKAVHVARENTKRTETLIIVTADHSHTFTIVGYPKRGNPILGKVVLPDKTEPERDMLGRPYTTLSYANGPGYTGESHNEDGSTNPQGAKTFPHRPRKYTGITAGRPDLQGVDTTSPNYLQESTVPLGQETHAGEDVAIYADGPLAHLIHGTLEQNVIAHVIMEALRLKR
- a CDS encoding Uma2 family endonuclease → MPQTPVVYEGTEPVKLNVRGVIVSDEQFELLCQENRELRLELTARKELIIMPPTGSKTGWRNSNINTDLVVWARKDGTGLVFDSSTLFTLPNGAKRSPDASWVKRERWEALTEAQQDGFAPLCPDFVIELRSPSDRLPDVQEKMQEYIENGARLGWLIDPLEQRVHIYRPGQPVEVLDNPPTVGGDPVLPGFALNVRELW
- a CDS encoding CoA transferase, encoding MPEGALAGFRVVEYGDMVSASYASKLIADMGADVIKVEPPGRGDSARQRGPFPGKIPHPEKSGLFLYLNTNKRGVTLNLETPRGQDVFQQLVGKADLFIHNVHPTRMAALGLDFDRLAAKNKELVMTSITPFGLTGPHKDYQAYDLTTWSAGGLTYLNGGGPGTEDLPPLKVFGQQSGFQAGIHAAVAALGALFARLRDGVGQHVDCSTQETLMAISEFAAIMPSYAHQVVVRFTGNKAIRPLDIMECKDGWIYICCVEEHQWKGFVDIMGNPEWADESLFATRLDRAQNWDALELFMAPWVKEQTVEELYRKAQARRIPFAPVSTMGDLFNSEHLQARGFFAEIAHPAVGKLPYPTAPYQFSSTPWTLRRPAPCLGQHNAEVYGELGIDAKQLEQLRKDGVI
- a CDS encoding CoA transferase, translated to MNKPPLAGIRVADFCWAWAGPYGALQFAHLGAEVIRIESQTRPCPSRLIPPWADNKQGGFNRSGYFNQYNQGKRSLTLNLKKTEGLDIAKKVVAKSDIVIENFAGGVMDKMGLGYEVLRAVKPDIIMVSLSGYGATGPEKGYVSYGPPQVALSGMSSLTGYKDDQPRQAGFSYGDPNGGIHGTFAVMCALLHRTKTGKGQYIDLSQREACAMLLPEGLMEYAMNKTQPSRNGNRDPYMAPHGVFRCKGQDRWVSIVVGTEDEWQRFCKAIGQAALATDTRFATLAARKENEDVLEQVVTKWTQGLSPDEVTQKLQHAGVAAYPTLDGNDLVANPHVAARDYFVELEHAEVGKRRHLGIPWKMSRTPCEVQRPAPLFGQDTDYVLGEVVGLSKDEITKLRTAEVLV
- a CDS encoding TIR domain-containing protein; translated protein: MGNHIFICYAREDKEFVLKLADRLKSLGVPVWLDTKIKPSEDWQLAIDKAIDNCAHFLIVLSPDAVSSRDVRGELRRALNKDKSVTPALYRECDIPTPLLPVQYADFTSGNPAEVSAIQHLIEFLGGQAENSEPQPVEFRHSRAGGNPGENHDVADPVSEQPSVKAAEVKTNSEESPAIIVPSPFPIPLPLSEITNSIGMEFILIPAGEFFMGSENGGDDEKPVRKVIISESFYLGKYPVTQAQWEAVMGNNPSHFKGDASRPVERVSWDDAQAFLQKLSTREGGKSYRLSTEAEWEYACRAGSTGDYCFGDDATKLKEYAWYDKNSGGTTHPVGQLQPNAWGLYDIHGNVSEWVQDRYSEGYYKQRSNLDRDPQGPNTGSLRVLRGGACFYDLRLVRCAFRLGDLPYLASGSSGMRVVVLPS